The following proteins come from a genomic window of Mycolicibacterium rufum:
- the sodN gene encoding superoxide dismutase, Ni, with protein MLHRLFANATPAHAHCDLYCGVYDPAQAKIEALSCLKTIQKYHDSDDEHFKTRAIIIKERQAEEVKHHLMVLWADFFTKDHFEQFPNLHQLFWDGVHGAGDVKKSLDAAVAEKLLKTIDEISDIFWQTDKGKQMGVYPPA; from the coding sequence ATGCTGCATCGACTGTTCGCCAACGCAACCCCCGCCCATGCTCACTGCGACCTCTACTGCGGCGTCTACGACCCCGCACAGGCCAAGATCGAGGCGCTGTCCTGCCTCAAAACCATTCAGAAATACCACGATTCGGACGATGAGCACTTCAAGACCCGCGCCATCATCATCAAGGAGCGGCAGGCCGAAGAGGTCAAGCACCACCTGATGGTGCTGTGGGCCGACTTCTTCACCAAGGACCACTTCGAGCAGTTCCCCAACCTGCACCAGCTGTTCTGGGACGGCGTGCACGGCGCCGGCGACGTGAAGAAGTCGCTCGATGCCGCCGTCGCCGAGAAGCTGCTCAAGACCATCGACGAGATCTCCGACATCTTCTGGCAGACCGACAAGGGCAAGCAGATGGGTGTCTACCCGCCTGCCTGA
- a CDS encoding helix-turn-helix domain-containing protein: MSNTFAARLNRLFDTVYPPGRGPHTSAEVIAALKAEGVTMSAPYLSQLRSGNRTNPSVATMAALANFFRIKPAYFTDDEYYEKLDKELTLLAGMRDEGVRRIAARTVGLSAEAKQDIVQKVDELRRKENLED, encoded by the coding sequence ATGAGCAATACGTTTGCCGCTCGACTGAACCGCTTGTTCGACACCGTCTACCCGCCCGGACGCGGCCCGCACACCTCCGCTGAGGTGATCGCGGCACTCAAGGCCGAGGGGGTGACCATGTCGGCGCCGTATCTCTCGCAGCTGCGTTCCGGCAACCGCACCAATCCCTCCGTGGCGACCATGGCCGCGCTTGCCAACTTCTTCCGGATCAAGCCCGCCTACTTCACCGACGACGAGTACTACGAGAAGCTCGACAAGGAGCTCACGCTGCTCGCAGGCATGCGCGACGAGGGCGTTCGCCGCATCGCGGCGCGCACGGTGGGCCTGTCTGCCGAGGCGAAGCAGGACATCGTGCAGAAGGTCGATGAGCTGCGCCGCAAGGAGAACCTGGAGGATTAG
- a CDS encoding flavin-containing monooxygenase: MTEFVDVVIVGAGISGISAAWHLQDRCPSKSYVILERRAHLGGTWDLFQYPGIRSDSDMFTLGFRFKPWTSDKAIADGPAIMAYLEETVAEYGIDKHIRYGQNVTHADWSDAESRWTVTVERDGEQVEISARYLMACSGYYNYDQGYSPEFPGAQDFTGPIVHPQHWPADLDYAGKRIVVIGSGATAVTLIPALANSGAGHLTMLQRSPTFIAALPDVDPFTVATNKRLPAKAAYVLNRWKSILAQSAQYQIARRFPDFFRKQLLTMAKHRLPEGYDVEKHFNPRYNPWDERVCLAPNGDLFKTIRAGKADVVTDTIERFTATGIQLASGQHLDADIIVTATGLNLQLFGGASISRNGEPLVLNDSMAYKGMMLTNMPNMAFTIGYTNASWTLKADLVSEFFCRVINHMDAGGFDAVEPQHPGASVDERPMMDFTPGYVLRALDYLPKAGSRTPWRLKQNYLLDLQLIRRGKVDDAALQFTRHRAPATVA; this comes from the coding sequence ATGACCGAGTTCGTCGACGTCGTCATCGTGGGGGCCGGCATCTCCGGCATCAGCGCCGCCTGGCACCTGCAGGACCGCTGCCCGAGCAAGAGCTACGTCATCCTGGAGCGCCGCGCCCATCTCGGCGGCACCTGGGACCTGTTCCAGTATCCCGGGATCCGCTCCGACTCCGACATGTTCACCCTCGGTTTTCGCTTCAAGCCGTGGACGTCGGACAAGGCCATCGCCGACGGGCCCGCGATCATGGCGTACCTCGAGGAGACCGTCGCCGAGTACGGCATCGACAAGCACATCCGGTACGGGCAGAACGTCACCCACGCCGACTGGTCGGATGCGGAAAGCCGGTGGACGGTCACCGTCGAACGCGACGGCGAGCAGGTGGAGATCTCGGCGCGCTACCTGATGGCGTGCAGCGGCTACTACAACTACGACCAGGGCTACTCTCCCGAGTTCCCCGGAGCGCAGGACTTCACCGGCCCCATCGTCCACCCCCAGCACTGGCCCGCCGACCTCGACTACGCCGGCAAGCGGATCGTGGTCATCGGCAGCGGCGCCACCGCCGTCACTCTCATTCCGGCACTGGCCAACTCGGGTGCCGGACACCTGACCATGCTGCAGCGCTCACCGACGTTCATCGCCGCACTGCCCGACGTCGACCCGTTCACCGTCGCGACCAACAAACGGCTGCCCGCCAAGGCCGCCTACGTGCTGAACCGGTGGAAGAGCATCCTCGCCCAATCCGCGCAGTACCAGATCGCGCGCCGATTCCCCGACTTCTTCCGCAAGCAGTTGCTGACCATGGCCAAGCACCGGCTGCCCGAGGGATACGACGTCGAGAAGCACTTCAACCCGCGCTACAACCCGTGGGACGAGCGAGTCTGCCTGGCCCCCAACGGAGATCTGTTCAAGACGATCCGCGCGGGCAAGGCCGACGTCGTCACCGACACGATCGAACGGTTCACCGCGACCGGTATCCAGCTCGCGTCCGGACAGCATCTCGACGCCGATATCATCGTCACCGCAACGGGATTGAACCTGCAATTGTTCGGTGGCGCATCGATCTCCCGCAACGGCGAGCCGCTGGTGCTCAACGACTCGATGGCCTACAAGGGCATGATGCTGACCAACATGCCGAACATGGCCTTCACCATCGGCTACACGAACGCCAGCTGGACGCTCAAGGCCGACCTGGTGTCCGAATTCTTCTGCCGCGTCATCAATCACATGGATGCCGGCGGCTTCGACGCCGTCGAACCCCAGCACCCCGGTGCCAGCGTCGACGAGCGGCCGATGATGGACTTCACCCCCGGCTACGTCCTGCGCGCACTGGACTACCTGCCCAAGGCGGGGTCGCGTACACCGTGGCGGCTCAAGCAGAACTACCTGCTCGACCTCCAGTTGATCCGCCGGGGCAAGGTCGACGACGCGGCCCTGCAGTTCACCCGACACCGCGCTCCGGCAACGGTGGCCTAA
- a CDS encoding S26 family signal peptidase — MWRNHGRRLFPDGPPLRRFVVVEDSMRPTLQPGDGLLAVRCGAPKPGQVRVFADPRRSTRYLVKRVGAVRHSEHGTFFEAVSDNADAPGVTDSRVFGWIPAARSYRVLWSVRAGR; from the coding sequence ATGTGGCGTAACCACGGGCGGCGGCTCTTTCCGGACGGCCCGCCGCTGCGGCGCTTCGTGGTCGTGGAGGACTCGATGCGCCCGACGCTGCAGCCCGGTGACGGACTGCTCGCGGTGCGGTGTGGCGCGCCCAAGCCGGGCCAGGTGCGGGTGTTCGCCGACCCGCGGCGCTCGACGCGCTATCTGGTCAAGCGGGTGGGCGCCGTGCGGCATTCAGAGCACGGCACGTTCTTCGAAGCGGTGTCCGACAACGCGGACGCACCGGGGGTGACGGATTCGCGGGTGTTCGGCTGGATACCGGCGGCACGGTCCTACCGGGTGCTGTGGAGCGTGCGGGCCGGCCGTTGA
- a CDS encoding DUF4328 domain-containing protein: MIQVCSQCGTRWNVRDRQRVWCPRCRGTLLAPGGPASSPEWSRAQAAPDRRRPGPALPSGFRWVAVRPGTPPPPRRPRRPLDPTPRYTAIPRWGLVEHFETPVEERPVRTGPSLNAVRMTLVTTAAVLAAAAFVHLIRYALLIVNRTVLLNPWVAAIATWGGVAVSVVAIFMVVASALVLTNWLIARRAAAYAHHRHEDPRSAWSLRAGCLVPVVNLAWAPVFVLELAHVEDRQRWMGRPIVVWWVVWIASTAVSLFSIATSFTTDPQGIADNTVVTIVAYLFAAGAVLLVLQVFLGFERQPVERPSKRWVMVAAPDSEETKADEPARAVEPEGQNPAA; the protein is encoded by the coding sequence ATGATCCAGGTGTGCTCCCAGTGCGGGACGCGGTGGAACGTGCGCGACCGGCAGCGGGTGTGGTGCCCGCGGTGCCGCGGCACACTGCTCGCGCCCGGGGGTCCCGCCTCGTCGCCGGAGTGGAGCCGCGCGCAGGCCGCACCGGACCGGCGTCGGCCCGGGCCGGCGTTGCCGTCGGGGTTCCGCTGGGTCGCGGTCCGGCCCGGCACGCCGCCCCCGCCGCGCCGTCCCCGTCGCCCGCTTGACCCGACACCCCGCTACACCGCCATCCCGCGCTGGGGTCTGGTCGAGCACTTCGAGACCCCCGTCGAGGAGCGGCCGGTCCGCACCGGCCCGTCGCTGAACGCGGTCCGGATGACGCTGGTGACGACGGCCGCGGTGCTCGCGGCGGCCGCGTTCGTCCACCTGATCCGGTACGCGCTGCTGATCGTCAACCGCACCGTGCTGCTCAACCCCTGGGTCGCCGCCATCGCCACGTGGGGTGGCGTCGCGGTCAGCGTGGTGGCGATCTTCATGGTCGTGGCCAGCGCGCTGGTGCTGACGAACTGGCTGATCGCCCGACGTGCCGCGGCCTACGCGCACCACCGGCACGAGGATCCCCGGTCGGCGTGGTCGCTGCGTGCCGGCTGCCTGGTGCCGGTGGTCAACCTGGCGTGGGCGCCTGTGTTCGTGCTCGAACTCGCGCACGTCGAGGACCGGCAGCGGTGGATGGGACGGCCGATCGTGGTGTGGTGGGTGGTGTGGATCGCCAGCACCGCGGTGTCGCTGTTCTCCATCGCCACCAGCTTCACGACCGATCCCCAGGGCATCGCCGACAACACCGTGGTCACGATCGTGGCCTACCTGTTCGCCGCCGGTGCGGTGCTGCTGGTCCTGCAGGTGTTCCTGGGCTTCGAGCGCCAGCCCGTCGAGCGGCCGTCCAAGCGCTGGGTCATGGTCGCCGCCCCGGACTCCGAGGAGACGAAAGCCGACGAACCCGCGCGTGCGGTTGAGCCCGAAGGGCAGAACCCGGCAGCATAA
- a CDS encoding TetR/AcrR family transcriptional regulator has product MTTTGHPRSTRSRRATRPSGDDREVAILETAERLLEDRPLAEISVDDLAKGAGISRPTFYFYFPSKDAVLLTLLERVIAEADAALEDLIAHRPADRRAIWRRGIDVFVSTFGAHRAVCAATVGVRDTHSEARELWAQSMQRWIEHIAAVIEAERADGAAPVTVPAIELSTALNLMNESVMAAAFVGHQPSIPDHRVLDNLVHIWTTSIYGDPAGDVGP; this is encoded by the coding sequence GTGACGACCACCGGCCACCCCCGATCCACCCGGAGCAGGCGCGCGACGCGCCCCTCGGGTGACGACCGGGAAGTGGCGATCCTCGAGACCGCCGAGCGCCTGCTGGAGGACCGTCCGCTCGCCGAGATCTCCGTCGACGATCTGGCCAAGGGCGCCGGGATCTCCCGCCCCACGTTCTATTTCTACTTCCCGTCCAAGGACGCCGTGCTGCTGACGCTGCTGGAGCGCGTCATCGCCGAGGCGGACGCCGCGCTCGAGGATCTGATCGCCCATCGTCCCGCGGACCGGCGGGCGATCTGGCGCCGCGGCATCGACGTCTTCGTCAGCACCTTCGGTGCCCACCGGGCGGTGTGCGCGGCGACCGTCGGCGTCAGGGACACCCATTCGGAGGCCCGCGAGCTGTGGGCGCAGTCGATGCAGCGGTGGATCGAACACATCGCTGCGGTGATCGAGGCCGAGCGCGCCGACGGTGCCGCCCCCGTGACGGTGCCGGCCATCGAGCTGTCCACCGCGCTGAACCTGATGAACGAGTCGGTGATGGCGGCCGCCTTCGTCGGCCACCAGCCGTCGATCCCCGACCATCGGGTGTTGGACAACCTCGTGCACATCTGGACCACGAGCATCTACGGCGATCCCGCGGGAGATGTCGGCCCCTGA
- the rraA gene encoding ribonuclease E activity regulator RraA, producing the protein MTHTPRPTADLVDEIGPDVRSCDLQMRQFGGRAEFAGPITTVRCFEDNALLKSVLSEPGNGGVLVIDGDGSVHTALVGDVIAELGRSNGWAGLIINGAVRDASTLRTLDIGIKALGTNPRKSTKTGDGVRDTAVEFGGVVFTPGDIAYSDDDGIVVVGDDS; encoded by the coding sequence GTGACCCACACCCCCCGCCCCACCGCTGACCTGGTCGACGAGATCGGCCCCGACGTCCGCAGCTGCGATCTGCAGATGCGTCAGTTCGGCGGCCGCGCCGAGTTCGCCGGCCCGATCACCACGGTGCGCTGCTTCGAGGACAACGCCCTGCTCAAGTCGGTGCTGTCCGAGCCGGGGAACGGCGGCGTGCTGGTGATCGACGGCGACGGGTCGGTGCACACCGCCCTGGTGGGCGACGTCATCGCCGAACTCGGCCGGTCCAACGGCTGGGCGGGACTGATCATCAACGGTGCGGTCCGCGACGCCTCGACGCTGCGGACCCTCGACATCGGCATCAAGGCCCTGGGCACGAACCCGCGCAAGAGCACCAAGACCGGGGACGGCGTGCGCGACACCGCCGTCGAGTTCGGCGGTGTGGTGTTCACCCCCGGGGACATCGCGTACAGCGACGACGACGGGATCGTCGTCGTCGGAGACGACAGTTAG
- a CDS encoding ImmA/IrrE family metallo-endopeptidase translates to MPASRRVTRAVSEVLDLAPRRGEVSLPRLVEAVSAHRGRPIELTSGDLPPGVCGQWRQYSDRDVFLIQQGLPAWDRTLAHELGHLVLGHEGIPVTQAARDSTEVASSELIGYMLNQRTGCMGPSGEDAEQEAEDFAALLIYRLGRLPSDRSSIVQVRLGEAFG, encoded by the coding sequence ATGCCTGCGAGCCGTCGCGTCACGCGCGCGGTCAGCGAGGTGCTCGATCTGGCGCCGCGCCGGGGCGAGGTGTCCTTGCCCCGGCTCGTCGAGGCGGTCAGCGCCCACCGCGGCCGACCCATCGAGCTCACCTCCGGGGATCTTCCGCCGGGGGTGTGCGGACAGTGGCGCCAGTACTCCGATCGCGACGTGTTCCTGATCCAGCAGGGTCTGCCTGCGTGGGATCGCACGTTGGCTCACGAGCTGGGCCATCTGGTTCTCGGCCACGAAGGTATCCCTGTCACGCAGGCCGCCCGGGACAGCACCGAGGTCGCCAGCTCGGAGCTGATCGGCTACATGCTCAACCAGCGCACCGGGTGCATGGGGCCCAGCGGTGAGGACGCCGAGCAGGAGGCCGAGGACTTCGCCGCGCTGCTCATCTACCGGCTGGGCCGGCTGCCGTCGGACCGGTCCTCCATCGTGCAGGTGCGCCTCGGAGAGGCGTTTGGTTGA
- a CDS encoding rhodanese-like domain-containing protein produces MDATGVPQAAIDQVPSTFDDVDDTQVLLDVREDDEWRAGHAPGARHIPMGDVPARLAEIPSDAELFVVCHAGGRSQRVAQYLARNGYRPVNVSGGMLAWAGAGRPVVTDDGRAGAV; encoded by the coding sequence ATGGACGCCACCGGTGTGCCGCAGGCGGCAATCGATCAGGTGCCCTCGACGTTCGATGACGTCGACGACACCCAGGTGCTCCTCGATGTGCGCGAGGACGACGAATGGCGTGCCGGACATGCGCCGGGTGCGCGTCACATCCCGATGGGCGACGTCCCCGCGCGACTCGCGGAGATCCCGTCCGACGCGGAACTGTTCGTGGTGTGTCACGCCGGGGGCCGTTCGCAGCGGGTCGCCCAGTATCTGGCGCGCAACGGTTACCGCCCGGTCAACGTCAGCGGCGGGATGCTCGCCTGGGCCGGCGCCGGCCGGCCGGTGGTGACCGACGACGGCCGGGCAGGCGCGGTCTGA
- the dinB gene encoding DNA polymerase IV — MSVRVSGEASILHADLDSFYASVEQRDNPALRGLPVIVGAGVVLAASYEAKAFGVRTAMGGRQARALCPQAVVVPPRMSAYSKASEAVFEVFRDTTPVVEPLSVDEAFLDVSGLRRVSGTPVQIGARLRERVRDEVGLPITVGIARTKFLAKVASQEAKPDGLLLVPPDRELAFLHPLPVRRLWGVGAKTAGKLREHGIETVADVAELNEATLSAMVGGAMGRQLFALAHNIDRRRVVTGQRRRSVGAQRALGRAGNTMSAAEVDAVVVNLIDRITRRMRAADRTGRTVVLRLRFDDFTRVTRSHTLPRATASTDVILGAARTLVSAAGPLIAERGLTLVGFAVSNIDRDGAQQMELPFSHAGLATDTTSIDSAVDRVRGRYGNAAVTRGVLVGRDPGWEMPMLPD; from the coding sequence GTGTCGGTGCGTGTCTCGGGGGAAGCGAGCATCCTCCACGCTGACCTCGATTCGTTCTACGCATCGGTGGAACAGCGGGACAACCCGGCGCTGCGCGGCCTGCCCGTGATCGTCGGCGCCGGGGTGGTGTTGGCGGCCAGCTACGAAGCCAAGGCCTTCGGCGTGCGCACCGCGATGGGCGGTCGTCAGGCTCGCGCACTGTGTCCGCAGGCCGTGGTCGTTCCGCCCCGGATGTCGGCGTACTCGAAGGCCAGCGAGGCCGTGTTCGAGGTGTTCCGGGACACCACGCCGGTCGTGGAGCCGCTGTCGGTCGACGAGGCGTTCCTCGATGTGTCGGGCCTGCGCCGGGTCTCGGGCACCCCCGTGCAGATCGGGGCGCGGCTGCGGGAGCGGGTGCGCGACGAGGTCGGGTTACCAATCACGGTCGGTATCGCCCGCACCAAATTCCTCGCCAAGGTCGCCAGTCAGGAAGCCAAGCCGGACGGGCTGCTGCTGGTGCCGCCGGATCGCGAGCTGGCGTTCCTGCACCCGCTGCCGGTGCGGCGGCTGTGGGGGGTGGGCGCCAAGACCGCGGGCAAGCTGCGCGAGCACGGCATCGAGACGGTCGCCGACGTCGCCGAACTCAACGAGGCGACGCTGAGCGCGATGGTGGGAGGCGCGATGGGTCGGCAGCTGTTCGCGTTGGCGCACAACATCGACCGGCGTCGCGTCGTCACCGGGCAGCGGCGCCGCTCGGTCGGCGCGCAGCGGGCACTGGGCAGGGCGGGTAACACGATGTCGGCAGCGGAGGTGGACGCGGTCGTGGTCAATCTGATCGACCGCATCACCCGGCGGATGCGTGCCGCCGACCGGACCGGGCGCACGGTGGTGCTGCGGTTGCGCTTCGACGACTTCACCCGGGTGACCCGGTCGCACACGTTGCCGCGGGCGACGGCATCAACGGATGTGATCCTCGGGGCGGCGCGAACGCTGGTGAGCGCCGCGGGACCGCTGATCGCCGAGCGCGGGCTCACGCTGGTGGGGTTCGCGGTCAGCAACATCGACCGCGACGGCGCCCAGCAGATGGAGTTGCCGTTCTCGCATGCGGGGCTGGCCACCGACACCACGAGCATCGACTCGGCGGTCGACCGGGTGCGCGGGCGTTACGGCAACGCCGCGGTCACGCGTGGCGTGCTGGTCGGCCGCGACCCGGGATGGGAGATGCCCATGCTGCCGGACTGA
- a CDS encoding glycerophosphodiester phosphodiesterase, which yields MNSGGTSDGHPFVVAHRGASADRPEHTRTAYERALEEGADAVECDVRLTRDGHLVCVHDRRLDRTSTGSGLVSEMTLAQLRELDYGAWHPSWRPDGSHGDTGLLTLDDLVSLVLDWNRPVKMFIETKHPVRYGALVESKVLALLHRYGIASPASADLSRAVVMSFSAAAVWRVRRAAPLLPTVLLGETSRYLGGGAATTVGATAVGPSIATLRQHPELVDRAAAQGRALYCWTVDHYEDVQYCRDLGVAWIATNHPGRTKDWLQNGLTGAGRD from the coding sequence ATGAACTCCGGCGGGACGTCCGACGGCCACCCGTTCGTGGTGGCCCATCGCGGCGCCTCCGCCGACCGGCCCGAGCACACCCGGACCGCGTACGAGCGGGCGCTCGAGGAGGGTGCCGACGCCGTCGAATGCGATGTCCGGCTGACCCGCGACGGCCACCTGGTCTGTGTGCACGACCGTCGGCTGGACCGGACGTCGACCGGGTCGGGCCTGGTCAGTGAGATGACGCTCGCCCAGCTGCGCGAGCTCGACTACGGCGCCTGGCATCCGAGCTGGCGCCCGGACGGCAGCCACGGTGACACCGGCCTGCTGACGCTCGACGATCTCGTCTCGCTGGTGCTGGACTGGAACCGGCCGGTCAAGATGTTCATCGAGACCAAGCACCCGGTGCGCTACGGCGCCCTGGTGGAGAGCAAGGTGCTGGCCCTGCTGCACCGGTACGGCATCGCGTCGCCGGCGTCGGCGGACCTGTCCCGTGCCGTGGTGATGTCGTTCTCGGCGGCCGCGGTGTGGCGGGTCCGCCGGGCGGCGCCCCTGCTGCCGACGGTGCTGCTCGGAGAGACTTCTCGATACCTGGGCGGCGGCGCGGCGACCACGGTCGGCGCGACCGCGGTCGGGCCGTCGATCGCGACGCTGCGCCAGCACCCGGAGCTGGTGGACCGGGCGGCGGCGCAGGGCCGGGCGCTGTACTGCTGGACCGTCGATCACTACGAGGACGTGCAGTACTGCCGCGACCTCGGCGTGGCGTGGATCGCGACGAATCACCCCGGCCGCACCAAGGACTGGCTGCAGAACGGGCTGACGGGCGCGGGCCGCGACTGA
- a CDS encoding copper resistance CopC family protein: MKALHRGSALLTHVFAAAALASGLFLGAVTSAGPAWAHAARIAGDPADNAELAQSPRRVSATFNETMQSEFAAMTVVGPDGGQWGDGAPAVEGAVISVGVRSGAPAGNYTVNYRATSADGHVVTGSWSYRVMTAATAAPASSTVAPPEPAPAASPASDGLPAWPFAVAAVAVVAAGAVWAVRRRS; the protein is encoded by the coding sequence ATGAAGGCACTTCATCGTGGGTCAGCCCTGCTCACCCACGTGTTCGCGGCCGCCGCCCTGGCGAGCGGCCTGTTCCTGGGGGCGGTGACCTCCGCCGGGCCCGCCTGGGCCCACGCCGCGCGCATCGCCGGCGATCCCGCCGACAACGCCGAACTCGCCCAGTCCCCGCGCCGGGTCAGCGCGACGTTCAACGAGACCATGCAGTCGGAGTTCGCCGCGATGACGGTCGTCGGACCCGACGGGGGGCAGTGGGGCGACGGCGCGCCCGCCGTCGAGGGCGCGGTCATCAGCGTCGGGGTGCGCAGCGGCGCGCCCGCCGGCAACTACACCGTGAACTACCGCGCCACCTCGGCCGACGGCCACGTCGTCACGGGCTCCTGGTCCTACCGGGTGATGACGGCCGCCACCGCGGCACCGGCGTCGTCGACGGTCGCGCCGCCGGAACCGGCGCCCGCCGCGTCACCGGCGTCCGACGGGCTGCCGGCGTGGCCGTTCGCGGTGGCGGCGGTCGCCGTGGTGGCGGCGGGCGCGGTGTGGGCGGTCCGGCGCAGGTCGTGA
- a CDS encoding MerR family transcriptional regulator: MTITHAVGAVAALTGVSVRTLHHYDHIGLVVPSVRTAAGYRGYTDADIERLHIALVYRSAGLPLDEIRAVLDDPDADVAAILAHQHAVLLAQASRLDDTIKAVEDLMNAHRNGIQLTAAEQAEIFGSTAFSDEYAAEAQQRWGHTDEWTQSQQRVSSFGKQDWLAIKAAGDALLADLAAAKRDGVAPDSPRARGLRARHRESIDRFYDCSDEMHACLAQMYLDDVRFTRYYDDVEPGLAQFVHDIITA, from the coding sequence ATGACCATCACCCACGCCGTCGGCGCGGTCGCCGCACTCACCGGGGTGTCCGTGCGGACTCTGCACCACTACGACCACATCGGCCTGGTGGTGCCCAGTGTCCGCACCGCGGCCGGCTACCGGGGGTACACCGACGCCGACATCGAACGACTGCACATCGCCCTGGTCTACCGCTCCGCCGGACTCCCTCTCGACGAGATCAGGGCGGTGCTCGACGATCCCGACGCCGATGTCGCGGCCATCCTCGCCCATCAGCATGCCGTGCTGCTCGCCCAGGCGAGCCGACTCGACGACACCATCAAGGCCGTGGAGGACCTGATGAACGCTCACCGCAACGGAATTCAACTGACCGCCGCCGAGCAGGCCGAGATCTTCGGCAGCACGGCATTCAGCGACGAGTACGCCGCAGAGGCGCAGCAGCGCTGGGGTCATACCGACGAGTGGACCCAGTCGCAGCAACGGGTTTCGTCGTTCGGCAAGCAGGATTGGCTGGCGATCAAGGCCGCCGGCGACGCACTGCTGGCGGATCTGGCGGCGGCGAAACGCGACGGCGTCGCCCCGGACTCACCGCGGGCGCGGGGGCTGCGCGCCCGGCACCGGGAGTCGATCGACCGCTTTTACGACTGCAGCGACGAGATGCACGCGTGCCTGGCGCAGATGTACCTCGACGATGTCCGGTTCACCAGGTACTACGACGATGTCGAGCCGGGGCTGGCGCAGTTCGTGCACGACATCATCACGGCATAA
- a CDS encoding DUF6474 family protein, whose product MSLFKRRKSRATRRAEARAIKAKAKLEAKLSAKNEVRRFKAEQKSAQRALRAQLRAQRDSDRAALKVAETQLKAAREGKLFSPTRVRRALTVSRLLAPVVVPLVYRASISARGLIDERRADRLGVPVSQLGQFSGHGGELSARIAGAEQSLRQLTEKKPKDAETKQFAAAISERLTDLAAAVTAAENMPPARRRPAHAAIAQQLDGIDADLLARLGVA is encoded by the coding sequence ATGAGTCTGTTCAAACGACGTAAGTCCCGCGCGACCCGTCGGGCCGAGGCGCGTGCGATCAAAGCCAAAGCCAAGCTGGAAGCCAAGCTCTCGGCCAAGAACGAGGTGCGCCGGTTCAAAGCCGAACAGAAGTCGGCCCAGCGTGCCCTGCGCGCCCAGCTGCGGGCCCAGCGCGACAGCGACCGGGCCGCTCTCAAGGTTGCTGAGACTCAGCTCAAGGCAGCGCGCGAAGGCAAGTTGTTCTCCCCCACACGGGTTCGCAGGGCGCTGACCGTGTCGCGTTTGCTGGCGCCGGTCGTGGTGCCGCTGGTGTACCGGGCGTCGATCTCCGCGCGGGGGCTGATCGACGAGCGCCGCGCCGACCGGCTGGGCGTCCCCGTCAGTCAGTTGGGCCAGTTCTCCGGCCACGGCGGTGAGCTGTCGGCGCGCATCGCCGGCGCCGAACAGTCCCTGCGGCAGCTGACCGAGAAGAAGCCCAAGGACGCCGAGACCAAACAGTTCGCCGCCGCGATCAGCGAGCGCCTCACCGACCTGGCCGCGGCGGTCACCGCCGCGGAGAACATGCCACCGGCCCGCCGCCGGCCCGCACACGCGGCCATCGCCCAGCAGCTCGACGGCATCGACGCCGACCTGCTGGCGCGGCTGGGCGTGGCCTGA